The Huiozyma naganishii CBS 8797 chromosome 3, complete genome genome contains a region encoding:
- the NEM1 gene encoding Nem1-Spo7 phosphatase catalytic subunit NEM1 (similar to Saccharomyces cerevisiae NEM1 (YHR004C); ancestral locus Anc_2.530), with protein MNTISYITQHLIYPLRPRAKSLHNEVKSGEGKVDDGVGVTENDVADGKLKTTANVEKQENSTLKEELLDRQGSDAEKASKPIIVINDGDILNENILHQKVWNVLVFVIFFLPTYLIYKPLLLLWFLVTLPLALVERGIKLRNRPKMKTEKVSELVLSDPSKLGSINEEVEEDLAAGDEFYLQRDIVKGSLLKATTNKHHTPLKSKKNSAQNQHGNETHPNSTVFGTKKMGRFLFPKKLIPKSILNREKKKTLVMDLDETLIHSVSRGTTHPNSSQGHIVEVKFSISGVSTLYYVFKRPYCDLFLTKVSKWYDIVIFTASMKEYADPVIDWLESSFAGKFSRRLYRNDCILRDGVGYIKDLKMVTRGSNLGTSPDRLEDVIIVDNSPVSYALNVDNAIQVEGWINDPTDTDLLNLIPLLEALENTTDVRNILSLKNGEKAFNID; from the coding sequence ATGAATACAATATCATACATAACACAGCATTTAATATATCCTTTAAGACCGAGGGCCAAATCTTTGCATAATGAGGTAAAAAGTGGGGAGGGAAAAGTGGATGATGGGGTTGGTGTTACCGAAAACGATGTGGCCGATGGCAAGTTGAAGACCACAGCTAATGTtgaaaaacaggaaaacagcactttgaaagaggaGTTGTTAGATCGACAAGGAAGCGATGCTGAGAAAGCATCGAAGCCTATCATTGTGATCAATGATGGTGATATTCTAAACGAAAATATCCTTCATCAGAAGGTATGGAACGTGCTAGTTTTCgtgattttttttctcccAACGTATTTGATCTACAAGCCCTTGTTGCTGCTCTGGTTTCTCGTAACACTACCTTTAGCTTTGGTAGAAAGAGGAATTAAATTGAGAAACAGGCCAAAAATGAAGACTGAAAAGGTCTCCGAGTTAGTGCTATCCGACCCATCAAAGTTAGGATCCATAAACGAAGAGGTGGAAGAGGACTTGGCGGCAGGGGATGAGTTCTACTTACAACGAGATATAGTTAAGGGATCACTATTGAAAGCAACGACAAATAAACATCATACACCACTgaaatccaaaaaaaatagtgCACAGAACCAACACGGCAATGAGACCCACCCAAACAGTACCGTGTTCGGTACTAAAAAAATGGGAAGATTTCTATTTCCTAAGAAACTGATACCAAAATCGATATTGAatagagaaaaaaagaagacaCTGGTTATGGACTTGGACGAGACACTAATACACTCGGTTTCAAGAGGGACTACGCATCCAAATTCATCCCAAGGCCATATTGTTGAAGTTAAGTTTTCCATCAGTGGCGTGTCTACACTTTATTATGTCTTCAAAAGACCGTACTGTGATCTTTTCTTAACCAAAGTAAGCAAATGGTACGATATTGTCATATTTACAGCATCAATGAAGGAATATGCCGATCCGGTAATCGATTGGTTAGAAAGTTCATTTGCCGGAAAATTTAGTAGGAGGCTTTACAGGAATGACTGTATTTTGAGAGATGGTGTAGGATACattaaagatttgaaaatgGTTACTCGAGGGTCAAATCTTGGAACCTCTCCGGATAGACTAGAAGATGTCATAATTGTTGATAACAGCCCTGTTAGTTATGCACTCAACGTTGATAATGCAATACAAGTAGAGGGTTGGATTAATGACCCAACAGATACAGATCTGTTGAATCTCATTCCACTTTTAGAGGCCTTGGAAAATACCACCGATGTCCGAAATATACTGTCACTGAAAAATGGCGAAAAAGCTTTCAACATAGATTGA
- the LEU5 gene encoding coenzyme A transporter (similar to Saccharomyces cerevisiae LEU5 (YHR002W); ancestral locus Anc_2.526) has translation MTDDSAAATKNRNQEPSGIPVVSRNSLEYVVRSGLAGGISGSCAKTLIAPLDRIKILFQTSNPHYTKYSGSLIGLTEAARHIWINDGIRGFFQGHSVTLIRIFPYAAIKFIAYEQIRSVLIPSKEYETHWRRLASGSLAGLCSVFVTYPLDLVRVRLAYVTEHNRVKLTNIVKTIYQEPASVTLSSKSYIPKWFAQWSNFYRGYVSTVLGMIPYAGVSFFSHDFFHDVFKHPLLAPYAVLELSEDDEVVRVQKHQRTPLQTWAELVSGGLAGMISQTAAYPFEIIRRRLQVSTLAPRNMYEHKFQGIMEIARIIYSERGWRGFFVGLSIGYIKVTPMVACSFFVYERMKLYLGI, from the coding sequence ATGACTGATGACTCTGCGGCTGCCACCAAAAACAGGAATCAAGAGCCATCAGGGATCCCTGTCGTAAGTAGAAACTCATTAGAGTATGTTGTGCGTTCAGGTTTGGCTGGCGGGATATCGGGCTCCTGTGCCAAGACTCTAATTGCACCACTCGATAGgatcaaaattttgtttcaaacGTCTAATCCGCATTATACCAAATATTCTGGGTCTCTGATAGGTCTTACAGAGGCAGCAAGACATATATGGATCAACGACGGTATTCGAGGGTTTTTCCAAGGGCATTCAGTCACGTTAATAAGGATATTTCCCTATGCGGCTATCAAGTTTATTGCATACGAACAAATCCGTAGCGTACTCATACCGTCTAAGGAGTATGAAACTCACTGGAGAAGATTAGCAAGTGGTTCTCTTGCTGGGCTTTGTAGTGTATTTGTGACATATCCTCTGGACTTGGTACGGGTGCGGCTGGCCTATGTAACAGAGCATAATAGGGTGAAGCTGACCAACATAGTCAAAACCATATACCAGGAACCAGCATCGGTAAccctttcttcaaagagttaCATACCTAAATGGTTTGCGCAATGGTCAAATTTCTACAGGGGGTATGTTTCCACCGTTTTGGGTATGATACCGTATGCCGGtgtttccttcttttctcaCGACTTCTTCCACGACGTGTTCAAACACCCGCTGTTGGCTCCATATGCAGTGTTGGAACTCTCAGAGGACGACGAAGTAGTACGGGTTCAGAAGCACCAAAGAACGCCGCTTCAGACCTGGGCCGAACTGGTTTCCGGCGGTTTAGCCGGGATGATCTCACAGACGGCGGCCTATCCATTTGAAATAATCCGGAGGAGATTACAGGTGAGCACACTGGCTCCTCGGAATATGTATGAGCATAAGTTTCAGGGGATCATGGAGATAGCCAGGATTATTTACTCGGAACGTGGTTGGAGAGGGTTTTTCGTCGGACTGAGTATTGGCTACATCAAGGTTACGCCAATGGTAGCTTGTAGTTTCTTTGTCTACGAAAGGATGAAGCTTTATTTGGGCATTTGA